A genomic region of Fibrobacter succinogenes contains the following coding sequences:
- a CDS encoding 8-oxo-dGTP diphosphatase: protein MINTTLCYIEQDNKYLLLHRVKKKNDINKDKWIGIGGKFEEWESPEDCIHREALEETGLTLIHPKYRGIVTFISDGMDQTEFMHLFTATEFSGTIKDCDEGELEWVDKQKVKELPHWDGDLIFLALLERGEPFFSLKLTYKGSTLTEALLNEKRVTLQDFL, encoded by the coding sequence ATGATCAACACAACCCTCTGCTACATCGAACAAGACAACAAATATTTACTGCTCCATCGCGTCAAGAAAAAAAATGACATCAACAAAGACAAGTGGATTGGCATTGGTGGCAAGTTCGAAGAATGGGAATCCCCCGAAGACTGCATCCACCGCGAAGCGCTTGAAGAAACGGGACTTACGCTAATCCACCCGAAATACCGCGGCATCGTCACCTTCATCAGCGATGGCATGGACCAAACCGAATTCATGCACTTGTTTACCGCAACGGAATTTTCCGGCACAATCAAGGACTGTGACGAGGGCGAACTGGAATGGGTGGACAAGCAAAAAGTGAAAGAACTCCCCCACTGGGATGGCGATTTGATTTTCCTCGCGCTGCTCGAACGCGGTGAACCATTCTTCTCGCTAAAGCTGACCTACAAAGGGAGTACGCTTACCGAAGCATTGCTGAACGAAAAGCGTGTCACGCTCCAAGATTTTCTGTAA
- the ilvD gene encoding dihydroxy-acid dehydratase, with translation MPKLRSLKTMEGREMAGARALWHATGTKVEDFGKDLGQVVARAIEAAGGVAKEMNTIAVDDGIAMGHDGMLYSLPSRDLIADSTEYMANAHRADALVCISNCDKVTPGMLMAAMRLNIPAIFVSGGPMEAGHVTTKDGKDRALDLIDAMIDSADNTISDEEVAAIEANACPTCGSCSGMFTANSMNSLTEALGLSLPGNGTIVATHAERKKLFEAAGKRIVELCHQYYDLNDESILPRSIATKEAFENAMRLDIAMGGSSNTVLHLLAVAQEAGVDFTMKDIDRLSRNTPCICKVAPTVHNIHVENVNRAGGIMGILGELDRMGLIHKNAKTVHAATMGEALEVNDLKRNPSAEAKQRYLAGPGRKYNLVAFSQNFMYPDHDLDRATGAIRDGEHAYTKDGGLAVLYGNLAIDGCIVKTAGVDESIWKFTGPAIVFESQEEAVEGILGNKVKAGDVVVIRYEGPKGGPGMQEMLYPTSYLKSRHLGKSCALLTDGRFSGGTSGLSIGHASPEAANKGNIGLVHTGDVIEIDIPNRSINVQLTDDELAERRKEMEARGNKAWQPENRDRKVSKALQAYAAMASSADKGAVRDLSLIGVK, from the coding sequence ATGCCGAAACTTCGTTCGCTCAAGACTATGGAAGGCCGTGAAATGGCCGGTGCACGCGCCCTGTGGCACGCAACTGGAACCAAGGTGGAAGACTTTGGGAAGGACTTGGGCCAGGTGGTCGCCCGCGCGATCGAAGCTGCCGGCGGTGTCGCTAAGGAAATGAACACCATCGCCGTCGATGACGGTATCGCCATGGGCCACGACGGCATGCTCTACAGCTTGCCCTCCCGCGACCTCATTGCCGACTCCACCGAATACATGGCAAACGCCCACCGCGCCGACGCCCTCGTTTGCATCTCTAACTGCGACAAGGTGACTCCAGGTATGCTCATGGCAGCCATGCGCCTCAACATTCCGGCAATCTTCGTTTCTGGCGGCCCGATGGAAGCCGGCCACGTCACGACGAAGGACGGCAAGGACCGCGCCCTCGACTTGATCGACGCCATGATCGATTCCGCAGACAACACCATCAGCGACGAAGAAGTGGCCGCCATCGAAGCTAACGCTTGCCCGACTTGCGGTTCCTGCTCCGGCATGTTCACCGCAAACTCCATGAACTCCCTTACCGAAGCCCTCGGCCTCAGCTTGCCTGGCAACGGCACCATCGTTGCAACGCACGCCGAACGTAAGAAGTTGTTCGAAGCTGCCGGTAAGCGCATCGTGGAACTCTGCCACCAGTATTACGATTTGAACGACGAAAGCATCCTCCCGCGCAGCATCGCCACGAAGGAAGCCTTCGAAAACGCCATGCGCCTCGACATCGCCATGGGCGGCTCCTCCAACACCGTGCTCCACTTGCTCGCCGTGGCTCAGGAAGCGGGCGTTGACTTCACCATGAAGGACATCGACCGTCTTTCCCGCAACACGCCGTGCATCTGCAAGGTCGCCCCGACCGTTCACAACATCCATGTGGAAAACGTGAACCGCGCCGGTGGCATCATGGGTATCCTCGGTGAACTCGACCGCATGGGCCTCATCCACAAGAATGCAAAGACCGTTCACGCCGCCACCATGGGCGAAGCTCTCGAAGTGAACGACCTCAAGCGTAACCCGAGCGCCGAAGCTAAGCAGCGCTACCTCGCTGGCCCCGGCCGCAAGTACAACCTGGTCGCCTTCTCGCAGAACTTCATGTACCCGGACCACGACCTCGACCGTGCCACGGGCGCTATCCGCGACGGCGAACACGCCTACACCAAGGACGGCGGCCTCGCTGTTCTGTACGGTAACCTCGCAATCGACGGCTGCATCGTGAAGACCGCCGGCGTGGACGAATCCATCTGGAAGTTCACCGGCCCGGCAATCGTGTTCGAAAGCCAGGAAGAAGCCGTCGAAGGCATCCTCGGCAACAAGGTAAAGGCTGGCGACGTCGTCGTTATCCGCTACGAAGGCCCGAAGGGTGGCCCCGGCATGCAGGAAATGCTCTACCCGACCTCTTACCTCAAGAGCCGTCACCTCGGCAAGTCCTGCGCCCTCCTCACCGACGGACGTTTCTCCGGCGGTACGAGCGGCCTCTCCATCGGCCACGCTTCTCCGGAAGCCGCCAACAAGGGTAACATCGGCCTCGTGCACACGGGCGACGTTATCGAAATTGACATACCGAACCGCAGCATCAACGTGCAGCTCACCGACGACGAACTCGCCGAACGCCGCAAGGAAATGGAAGCCCGCGGTAATAAAGCATGGCAGCCAGAGAACCGCGACCGTAAGGTGTCCAAGGCCCTGCAGGCATACGCTGCCATGGCATCGTCCGCAGACAAGGGCGCTGTAAGAGACCTGTCTCTCATCGGAGTGAAGTAA
- a CDS encoding fibro-slime domain-containing protein, translating into MKFYRWITLGALFGCSVAGFAQVAKDIRTLDIIIRDFEPNHPDFENFSEESVQHLDEIYNYVSPSGGALMNFYGYGNDWYASYPYHTTCGNENSFSKFGAGVQIGTDGLPKLANSYLPGYLQQTSTNETLKYGECSDKGRDPVSGKEVTMRGYANARDDVSGYKCPGGRTVWSNEVIYTPGMVIPYLKFTKMVGEKFNMYDGVVIEKLSERCDNQFFNEWYTDVPGRNRRINTTMVIPKDPNSKYYIYDYNYNNGGYSPLDSINPDTREWVMNKPCKLKVQPDTTKCDQFEPQTLSIFCPPYNYQYASSQKDFLGQSTAELCKEWLNQGGPRAVNSFGSGHSAAWQAAIKLYTLGDNIGMKHLRNYAFTMMGYASFKYKAANQVNSLGLPEPEVFEFAGDDDMWIFVDGVLVVDLGGTHLSAPGKVNIQTLAKFNHGCHAGEPLAGYTNCNGSSDATGWADDTWHHLHFFYADRQSDGSNIYIRTSLAELAPSRFGQPTVNDVVVKVDENGKAQNSMYMNVALADSSFIAMNNPNVPSIVVLRNKTVLGANGMPLKTITGQDSIVTMVYGYYVTSMTGPIDKEDAGQMYQFEGVLKDLDGNIVGDGGLLGDDRIAFNVPWSTGLDDDGNGGNYTAFEWAQLMAWSKKFDVSLGGFFVASISGNHVAGFDEREKWGKITYTAVAQTPVIPDDPAYDRPDFTNEAQTLTDLAGSGALPTDMTADLVLTPIPAVIGTDPLKWAKDNADQLMASGAQGATAYAPGTSVVYGAGQGENKTLCYNDGSANIPGKKSNETCTSWSFPTTQPFHVNIRVFDHLGHFVNQYNKRVTKEDFQKALNGLPSSAVQQPQGTKESSCGDTPIYGATGAMLATIKMYPVTDKGRLLATGPYIYQMTVVKDAYEYCYRSNGSSPTIMTMPFQRTTETIRRGYRRTKAKK; encoded by the coding sequence ATGAAATTTTATAGATGGATTACTCTCGGTGCTCTATTTGGCTGCTCCGTTGCTGGCTTTGCTCAAGTCGCCAAGGATATCCGTACGTTGGATATTATCATTCGCGATTTCGAACCGAATCATCCCGATTTCGAAAACTTTTCTGAAGAATCAGTCCAACATTTAGACGAAATTTATAACTACGTGTCTCCTAGCGGCGGCGCTTTAATGAATTTTTATGGGTACGGCAATGATTGGTATGCTAGTTATCCATATCATACTACTTGCGGCAATGAAAACTCTTTCAGTAAGTTTGGCGCAGGTGTTCAGATTGGTACTGACGGCCTTCCGAAGTTGGCCAATTCCTATTTGCCAGGATATTTGCAGCAAACTTCTACTAACGAAACTTTGAAATACGGTGAATGTTCTGATAAAGGTAGAGATCCTGTTTCTGGTAAAGAAGTGACAATGCGTGGATACGCAAACGCTAGAGATGACGTGAGCGGCTACAAGTGTCCTGGTGGAAGAACAGTATGGAGTAATGAGGTTATTTACACGCCCGGCATGGTGATTCCATATTTGAAGTTTACCAAGATGGTTGGTGAAAAGTTTAATATGTACGATGGCGTTGTGATTGAAAAACTTAGTGAACGCTGTGATAACCAGTTCTTTAATGAATGGTATACTGATGTGCCTGGGCGAAATAGGCGCATCAACACAACGATGGTTATTCCGAAAGATCCGAATTCCAAATATTACATTTACGATTATAACTACAATAATGGTGGTTACTCTCCGCTCGATAGTATCAATCCGGATACGAGAGAGTGGGTGATGAATAAGCCCTGTAAATTGAAAGTTCAACCGGATACAACGAAATGCGATCAGTTTGAACCGCAGACGCTTTCGATTTTCTGCCCTCCCTATAATTATCAATATGCTTCCAGCCAGAAAGACTTCTTGGGACAGTCGACTGCTGAGCTTTGTAAGGAATGGTTGAATCAGGGTGGCCCACGTGCCGTTAATTCGTTTGGTTCTGGTCATAGCGCCGCTTGGCAGGCTGCTATTAAGTTGTATACTCTAGGCGATAATATTGGCATGAAGCATCTCCGCAACTATGCCTTTACCATGATGGGTTATGCCAGCTTCAAGTACAAGGCCGCAAACCAGGTGAACAGTTTGGGACTGCCGGAACCGGAAGTGTTCGAATTCGCCGGTGACGATGATATGTGGATTTTCGTCGATGGTGTGCTTGTTGTGGATTTGGGTGGTACTCACTTGTCTGCTCCGGGTAAGGTCAATATTCAGACTTTGGCTAAGTTCAATCATGGGTGCCATGCGGGTGAACCTCTTGCTGGTTATACGAACTGCAACGGTTCTTCTGATGCTACTGGTTGGGCTGATGATACTTGGCATCACTTGCACTTCTTCTATGCTGACCGTCAGTCCGATGGTTCTAACATTTACATCCGTACGTCTCTTGCCGAACTTGCTCCATCTCGTTTTGGACAGCCGACGGTTAACGATGTTGTTGTAAAGGTGGACGAAAACGGTAAAGCTCAAAACAGCATGTACATGAACGTTGCTCTTGCTGATTCTAGCTTTATTGCAATGAATAACCCGAATGTGCCGTCGATTGTAGTCTTGCGCAATAAGACTGTGTTGGGCGCTAATGGAATGCCTCTTAAGACGATTACGGGTCAAGATTCAATTGTAACGATGGTATATGGTTACTATGTAACATCTATGACAGGGCCGATTGACAAGGAAGATGCCGGTCAGATGTATCAGTTTGAAGGTGTCTTGAAGGACCTTGATGGCAATATTGTCGGTGACGGAGGCCTTTTGGGCGATGACCGTATAGCCTTTAACGTGCCTTGGAGCACGGGTCTTGATGATGACGGCAACGGCGGCAACTATACGGCTTTCGAATGGGCTCAGTTGATGGCTTGGTCCAAAAAGTTTGACGTCAGCTTAGGTGGCTTCTTTGTTGCTTCTATTTCTGGTAACCATGTTGCTGGTTTTGATGAACGTGAAAAGTGGGGTAAGATTACTTATACCGCTGTGGCTCAGACGCCTGTTATTCCTGATGATCCTGCTTACGACCGTCCGGACTTTACAAACGAAGCTCAAACACTTACTGATTTGGCTGGTAGCGGTGCTCTCCCGACGGACATGACTGCTGACCTCGTTTTGACGCCGATTCCGGCTGTTATTGGTACCGACCCGCTCAAGTGGGCTAAGGATAATGCCGATCAGCTTATGGCTTCTGGTGCTCAAGGTGCTACGGCTTACGCTCCAGGAACCTCTGTTGTGTATGGTGCTGGTCAGGGCGAAAACAAAACTCTCTGCTATAATGATGGTTCTGCAAACATTCCGGGCAAGAAGAGCAATGAAACTTGCACGAGCTGGTCTTTCCCGACGACTCAGCCGTTCCATGTGAATATCCGCGTGTTTGACCACTTGGGCCACTTTGTGAACCAGTACAATAAGCGTGTGACTAAGGAAGATTTCCAAAAAGCTTTGAATGGTTTGCCATCTTCTGCTGTTCAGCAGCCGCAGGGTACTAAAGAGTCTAGTTGCGGTGACACGCCGATATATGGTGCTACGGGTGCTATGCTTGCCACAATCAAGATGTATCCGGTGACTGACAAGGGACGCTTGCTTGCAACGGGTCCGTATATCTACCAGATGACGGTTGTGAAGGATGCTTACGAATACTGCTATAGAAGTAATGGTAGCAGCCCGACGATTATGACGATGCCGTTCCAGCGTACTACGGAAACGATTAGACGCGGCTATCGCAGAACAAAGGCTAAAAAATAG
- a CDS encoding LptE family protein — protein MRCCKIVPRLLCMMMLALAASAFFGCYSFTASTLPSHIKTVNIHEVEDKTLDPVLANNIHTAVVDMFKRNAGGVRLVNDDANADFEITLLSYSNKPENYNSNSDVETYRVTIRVEVKFYDNVKERIIYESKSLSADGVYDVQANETEDRHGQTRAVEKLQDLIVSNALAKW, from the coding sequence ATGCGTTGTTGTAAGATTGTTCCTCGTTTGCTTTGTATGATGATGCTTGCCTTGGCTGCTAGTGCGTTCTTTGGCTGCTACAGCTTTACCGCAAGTACGCTTCCGAGTCACATAAAAACGGTCAACATCCATGAGGTCGAAGACAAGACCCTTGACCCGGTGCTTGCAAATAACATCCATACTGCCGTTGTCGATATGTTCAAACGCAATGCTGGTGGCGTTCGATTGGTGAACGACGATGCCAATGCCGATTTTGAAATTACTTTGTTAAGCTATTCGAACAAGCCTGAAAACTACAATAGCAATAGCGATGTGGAAACATACCGCGTGACGATTCGCGTCGAAGTCAAGTTTTATGATAACGTAAAAGAAAGAATCATCTACGAAAGCAAGTCTCTTTCGGCAGATGGAGTTTATGACGTCCAAGCTAATGAAACCGAAGACCGCCATGGCCAGACGCGCGCCGTCGAAAAGCTCCAAGACCTGATTGTTTCGAACGCCCTCGCCAAGTGGTAA
- a CDS encoding ATP-binding protein, with translation MQNCDKEIIVDSKFENVRALTEFVESALEPYHPSMKAVTQIGVAIDELFSNVVRYSGSSNMKLILHVNEDVLTAKLTFIDEGVEYDPLSKADPDVSLSAEDREIGGLGIFLVKKIMDGVEYKRDGHKNVLTVVKKLT, from the coding sequence ATGCAGAATTGCGATAAAGAAATCATAGTAGATTCGAAATTTGAAAATGTCAGGGCTCTTACGGAGTTCGTTGAAAGCGCTCTTGAACCGTATCATCCTTCAATGAAGGCTGTTACGCAGATTGGCGTTGCGATTGACGAATTGTTTAGCAATGTTGTTCGCTATTCGGGATCATCAAATATGAAACTTATTTTGCATGTGAACGAAGATGTGTTGACCGCTAAGCTTACTTTTATTGATGAAGGTGTGGAGTATGACCCGTTGTCAAAAGCTGATCCAGATGTATCGCTTTCGGCGGAAGATCGTGAAATTGGTGGACTTGGAATTTTCCTTGTGAAAAAGATTATGGACGGAGTTGAATACAAACGAGATGGACATAAAAATGTCTTAACGGTTGTAAAAAAATTGACTTAA
- a CDS encoding STAS domain-containing protein, translating to MKIEKNVDASNVSFALEGRLDTMTAPLLESEIQGKLDGVTDLEFNFAKLTYISSAGLRVLLSAQKIMNKQGKMVIKNVCDEIKEIFEVTGFSDILTVV from the coding sequence ATGAAAATCGAAAAAAATGTGGATGCGTCCAATGTGTCATTTGCTTTGGAAGGACGTTTGGACACGATGACTGCGCCTTTGCTTGAATCTGAGATTCAAGGTAAGCTGGATGGCGTTACGGACTTGGAATTCAATTTTGCCAAGCTGACTTATATTTCTTCGGCGGGATTGCGCGTGTTGCTTTCTGCACAGAAGATAATGAACAAGCAGGGTAAGATGGTTATCAAGAATGTGTGTGATGAAATCAAAGAAATTTTTGAGGTGACGGGATTTTCAGATATTTTGACGGTTGTCTAA